The following proteins are co-located in the Telopea speciosissima isolate NSW1024214 ecotype Mountain lineage chromosome 9, Tspe_v1, whole genome shotgun sequence genome:
- the LOC122638800 gene encoding uncharacterized protein LOC122638800 translates to MEGIVDQQIVLSVGQEFRNVHHFREVLQEYEVQESIQVLKKKNDKNRVTGICSGKGCPWRFHASPNSDGITFVIRTLNTNHTCQRSRLKNKGVSATWIVKKLAPNLRADPEMSIQAMEELLKEQYGVTVYRSKLYRAKWIVNEETDENHARTYKKLENYGFMVKKRNPGTEYVIEYQNANIYGEDQHGVIMANPQFKRLFICFDACRKGFLKGCRSFIGLDGCHLKEVYGGVLVSAISIDGNNGMFSLTYSVVETECKDSWLFFLHHLLGCIGSVTPTGEPFTFMTDKQKGLIEAIGMKFPVAHHRHYSRHLYNNFKSQFGGGLALRGYFWAASKSYNAIGFQRAMNAMKEEKAAAYA, encoded by the exons ATGGAGGGTATTGTAGACCAACAGATTGTATTGAGTGTTGGTCAAGAGTTTAGAAATGTTCACCATTTTAGAGAGGTGTTGCAGGAATATGAAGTTCAAGAGAGTATTCAagtgttgaagaagaaaaatgataagAATAGAGTTACTGGAATCTGTAGTGGGAAAGGTTGCCCATGGAGGTTTCATGCTTCACCCAATAGTGATGGGATCACCTTTGTGATCAGGACATTGAATACCAATCACACTTGTCAAAGGTCCAGGTTAAAAAACAAGGGTGTAAGTGCAACATGGATAGTAAAGAAATTGGCTCCCAATCTTAGGGCAGACCCAGAAATGAGCATCCAAGCAATGGAAGAGTTGTTGAAAGAACAATATGGTGTGACAGTTTATCGCAGTAAACTGTACAGAGCTAAATGGATTGTCAATGAAGAAACTGATGAGAACCATGCAAGGACATACAAGAAGTTAGAAAATTATGGATTTATGGTTAAGAAGAGAAACCCCGGGACAGAATATGTGATTGAGTACCAGAATGCAAATATATATGGAGAAGATCAACATGGAGTGATAATGGCCAATCCACAATTTAAGCGACTgtttatatgctttgatgcatgTAGGAAAGGCTTCTTGAAGGGATGTAGGTCATTCATTGGCCTTGATGGCTGTCATTTAAAGGAAGTATATGGTGGAGTCTTGGTTTCAGCAATTTCAATTGATGGGAACAATGGAATGTTTTCCCTTACATATAGTGTGGTTGAAACAGAGTGTAAAGACAGTTGGTTGTTCTTCCTGCATCACTTACTTGGGTGCATTGGATCAGTCACTCCTACTGGGGAACCATTTACATTCATGACAGACAAACAAAAA GGTCTTATTGAAGCGATTGGAATGAAGTTCCCAGTAGCACATCATAGGCACTACAGCAGGCATCTATATAATAATTTCAAGTCACAGTTTGGGGGAGGGCTTGCATTGAGGGGATATTTCTGGGCTGCAAGTAAATCATATAATGCTATTGGTTTTCAAAGGGCTATGAATGCCATGAAAGAAGAGAAGGCAGCAGCATATGCATGA
- the LOC122641167 gene encoding phospholipase A1-IIdelta-like, which translates to MATGKTQTEATWAELLGNKQWEGLLDPLDLNLRKLILRCGDFCQATYDAFNSDEHSKYCGSSRYGKHSFFHKVSLPNASNYEVAAFLYATSRIDVPKSQSFFLHSLSREAWDRESNWIGYIAVTNDHVSRVNARREIYIIWRGTIRNLEWIDVLEAPLASITQLLNSSSKQQETQLQQQQQHHWYDALFNNINKDTDGNNSNDNDNDDDDNIPKVMKGWLTIYTSDDPKSPFTKTSARTQLLTKIKQLVTRYKDEDISITFVGHSLGASLSILSAFDIVENGLSTIPVSAFVFGSPQVGNKAFNDRLKAFTNLRILHIKNIIDVIPQYPSKFLGYSYTGIELLIDTRKSTSLKDSKNPSDWHNLQAMLHVVAGWNGKDGDFELKVKRSVALVNKSCDFLKDECLVPASWWVEKNKGMVLSEDGEWMLSPPDEEDIPVPEY; encoded by the coding sequence ATGGCCACAGGCAAAACCCAAACAGAGGCGACATGGGCAGAATTGCTTGGAAACAAGCAGTGGGAAGGACTACTTGACCCATTAGACCTCAATCTGCGGAAACTGATCCTCCGCTGTGGAGACTTCTGCCAGGCCACCTACGATGCCTTCAACAGCGACGAGCACTCCAAGTATTGCGGCAGCAGCCGCTACGGCAAACACTCCTTCTTCCACAAAGTGTCACTCCCCAATGCCTCCAACTACGAAGTCGCTGCCTTCCTCTACGCCACCTCTCGCATTGATGTCCCCAAATCCCAATCCTTCTTCCTCCACTCCCTCTCTCGGGAAGCTTGGGATCGTGAGTCCAATTGGATCGGTTACATTGCTGTCACCAACGACCATGTGAGCCGTGTGAACGCACGACGTGAAATCTACATCATATGGCGTGGAACCATCCGTAACCTTGAGTGGATTGATGTCTTGGAAGCTCCGCTCGCGTCCATCACACAATTATTAAACTCGTCGTCAAAACAACAAGAGACTCAAttgcaacagcaacaacagcacCACTGGTACGATGCTCTATTCAATAACATTAACAAGGACACTGATGGAAACAACAGCAACGATAacgataatgatgatgatgacaacatACCCAAGGTAATGAAGGGCTGGCTAACCATCTACACCTCCGACGACCCAAAATCCCCCTTCACCAAAACCAGCGCTAGAACTCAACTCCTCACCAAGATCAAACAACTAGTCACTCGTTACAAAGACGAGGATATCAGCATAACGTTTGTAGGCCACAGCCTTGGTGCATCCCTATCCATCCTTAGTGCCTTCGACATCGTCGAAAATGGGTTATCCACAATTCCTGTTTCAGCCTTTGTTTTTGGTTCCCCTCAAGTAGGTAACAAGGCATTCAACGACAGGCTCAAGGCATTCACAAATCTTCGAATCTTGCACATTAAGAACATTATTGATGTCATACCACAATACCCAAGTAAGTTTCTGGGTTATTCCTATACTGGTATTGAGCTTCTGATTGATACTCGGAAATCGACTAGCTTGAAGGATTCCAAGAATCCTAGTGATTGGCACAATCTTCAGGCAATGTTGCATGTAGTTGCAGGTTGGAATGGGAAGGATGGAGATTTTGAGCTCAAGGTGAAGAGAAGTGTTGCTTTGGTTAACAAATCATGTGATTTCCTAAAGGATGAGTGCTTGGTTCCTGCATCATGGTGGGTTGAGAAGAATAAAGGAATGGTGCTTAGTGAGGATGGGGAGTGGATGTTGTCCCCACCAGATGAAGAGGACATTCCTGTCCCTGAATATTGA